In uncultured Bacteroides sp., the following proteins share a genomic window:
- the truA gene encoding tRNA pseudouridine(38-40) synthase TruA, which produces MRVQRYFIYLAYEGTNYHGWQVQPNGISVQECLEKALSTLLRVETPVVGAGRTDAGVHARLMVAHFDSEKEITDLVLLADKLNRILPQDISVYRVCSVSPEAHARFDATSRTYKYYITTVKSPFNRHLKCRIHGTLDYQLMNEAAKILFDYIDFTSFSKLHTDAKTNNCKIMHAEWVQEDETTWVFTIKADRFLRNMVRAIVGTLVEVGRGKLSIEEFRKVIEQKDRCKAGASVPGHALFLVDIEYPAEIFI; this is translated from the coding sequence ATACGCGTGCAACGATACTTTATCTATTTAGCCTACGAAGGAACAAATTATCACGGTTGGCAGGTTCAACCTAATGGCATAAGTGTACAGGAATGTCTCGAAAAAGCGCTTTCTACTCTTCTTCGGGTAGAAACGCCGGTTGTTGGAGCCGGAAGAACAGATGCCGGTGTTCATGCCAGATTAATGGTAGCGCATTTTGATTCAGAAAAAGAAATAACCGATCTCGTTTTATTGGCCGATAAATTGAATAGAATTCTTCCACAGGATATTTCGGTGTATCGTGTTTGTAGCGTTAGTCCGGAAGCACATGCCCGCTTTGATGCAACCTCTCGTACTTATAAATATTATATTACTACCGTTAAATCGCCTTTTAATCGTCATTTAAAATGCAGAATTCATGGTACGCTTGATTATCAATTAATGAATGAGGCAGCTAAAATATTGTTTGATTATATAGATTTTACCAGCTTTAGCAAACTGCATACTGATGCTAAAACGAATAATTGTAAGATAATGCATGCTGAATGGGTTCAAGAAGATGAAACAACTTGGGTGTTTACCATTAAAGCCGATCGTTTTCTCAGAAATATGGTGCGGGCTATTGTTGGTACTTTGGTTGAAGTGGGGCGTGGCAAATTAAGTATTGAAGAATTCCGAAAGGTAATAGAACAAAAAGACAGATGTAAAGCAGGTGCTTCTGTTCCGGGACATGCGTTGTTCCTGGTGGATATTGAATATCCTGCTGAAATTTTTATATAA
- a CDS encoding DMT family transporter produces the protein MWLLLAFTSALLLGFYDVFKKKSLKENAVLPVLFFNTLFSSLIFVPFIVCSAMGQEWISNTIFYVPVEGWEVHKYVLLKSGIVLSSWIFGYFGMKHLPLTIVGPINATRPVMVLIGAMIVFGERLNLYQWVGVLLAVASFFMLSRSGKKEGIDFKNNKWVLFIILAAITGAISGLYDKYLMNQFNPMLIQSWYNVYQLFIMGGVLLLLWFPKRKETTPFRWDWSIILISVFLSAADFVYFYALSYSDSMISIVSMIRRSSVIVSFIFGAMLFREKNLKSKAIDLLLVLIGMIFLYLGSK, from the coding sequence ATGTGGTTATTATTAGCTTTTACTTCAGCCCTTCTACTGGGCTTTTATGATGTTTTCAAGAAAAAGTCGTTAAAAGAAAATGCGGTTCTGCCGGTATTGTTTTTTAATACGCTGTTTTCAAGTCTGATATTTGTTCCGTTTATAGTTTGTTCCGCCATGGGGCAGGAATGGATTAGCAATACAATATTCTATGTTCCCGTGGAAGGATGGGAAGTGCACAAATATGTATTACTTAAATCAGGTATTGTTCTTTCATCCTGGATTTTTGGTTATTTCGGAATGAAGCATTTACCGCTGACTATTGTTGGGCCTATTAATGCTACCCGTCCGGTAATGGTGTTGATTGGTGCAATGATTGTGTTTGGTGAACGTCTCAATCTTTATCAATGGGTGGGAGTGCTGTTAGCAGTAGCATCATTTTTTATGTTAAGTCGTTCGGGTAAAAAAGAAGGAATCGATTTTAAAAATAATAAATGGGTTCTCTTTATTATATTAGCAGCCATAACAGGAGCCATTAGCGGATTGTACGATAAATACCTGATGAATCAGTTTAATCCTATGTTGATTCAGTCGTGGTATAATGTTTATCAGCTTTTCATTATGGGTGGTGTTCTATTGCTTTTATGGTTCCCAAAACGAAAAGAAACTACTCCTTTTCGTTGGGACTGGAGCATTATTCTAATCTCCGTATTCCTCTCTGCTGCTGATTTTGTTTATTTCTACGCTCTCAGCTATAGTGATTCTATGATTTCTATTGTTTCAATGATTCGTAGAAGTAGTGTGATTGTTTCTTTTATCTTTGGTGCAATGTTGTTCCGTGAAAAGAATTTAAAAAGCAAAGCAATTGATCTTCTTTTAGTGCTAATTGGAATGATATTCTTATATTTGGGGTCAAAATAA
- a CDS encoding endonuclease, whose product MRKFFLYLLMQLLIVCIGGQLMAQAPSGYYTPAEGKKKAELKTALHAIIMNAKVLNYGSGAGSTWSGFAQTDVRADGTVWDMYSNNKVPANGNYAATGMNIEHSFPKSWWGGDERQAYRDLYNLNPSDIAANSAKSNYTMAVVDGAVTYTNGVIKVGKSSSRPGGAIDAWEPSDEYKGDFARAYMYMVTCYEDYSNNWTTTSALYELDKNTYPTFQQWAYELLLKWSQQDPVSDKEINRNNAVSKIQGNRNPFIDYPELAEYIWGAKTESAWSESTDPALYSPANNSTLDLGVTSINKILEKEVSVSGKNLTGDLAVSVTGTGFSVSTSVLTKEQVAAGAKITVQYTSASVATSTGTLSLSGGGVTVSVNLKAEAVDGIPVLAASNVTSKSFVASWKNVSDASTKYDFSLYQSDKTTLVSGYPVSVDASSETQTVTNLTPETQYYYKLAGGGLSSNIIGVRTLVAVPTVTVTPQGGNLDFVTLPNVTSSVKSVTVSTEYISSNISVQVGTPFEISSDQQTWSNSINLASAGGTFYVRMASSVAGSYQSTLSLSCSAISDAQELPVTGSAELAKTFLEDFETGTKGAYTLGSVACTMTSWTFDNSMLGNQSGDLKKGTQSARIGKATDCSIYMNTDKQNGVGTLSFYAGTFGTDASVALGVLYSSDGGNNWISAGDNITVSNTLTEYKYAINVSGPVRIKIAKTGSTSRANIDDVSMTDYTSTGISQEKNDSFNCYVQNNQLVIQNDKIQNICVYNISGQIVYKHKLNPGVASVTLPQGIYVLNGDGVVKKIIIK is encoded by the coding sequence ATGAGAAAGTTTTTCCTGTATTTGTTAATGCAATTATTAATTGTCTGTATAGGCGGACAATTAATGGCGCAAGCCCCAAGTGGCTACTATACTCCGGCGGAGGGTAAGAAAAAAGCAGAATTGAAAACGGCTTTACATGCCATTATAATGAATGCAAAAGTGCTGAATTATGGTAGTGGAGCCGGTAGTACATGGTCGGGCTTTGCCCAGACAGATGTTCGTGCCGATGGAACAGTTTGGGATATGTACTCAAATAATAAAGTTCCGGCAAATGGTAACTATGCTGCAACAGGAATGAATATAGAACATTCATTCCCCAAAAGCTGGTGGGGAGGTGATGAACGTCAGGCGTATAGAGACCTTTATAATCTGAATCCATCAGACATTGCTGCTAATTCTGCAAAGAGTAATTATACCATGGCTGTTGTTGACGGTGCTGTTACATATACAAATGGAGTGATAAAAGTTGGGAAATCAAGTAGCCGCCCCGGAGGTGCAATTGATGCCTGGGAACCATCCGATGAATACAAAGGTGATTTTGCCCGCGCATATATGTATATGGTAACATGTTATGAAGATTATTCAAATAATTGGACTACTACATCAGCTCTTTATGAGCTGGATAAAAATACCTATCCTACTTTTCAGCAATGGGCTTATGAACTTCTTCTGAAATGGAGTCAGCAAGATCCTGTAAGTGATAAGGAGATAAACAGAAACAATGCTGTTTCTAAAATACAGGGAAACCGTAATCCGTTTATTGATTATCCGGAACTGGCCGAGTATATTTGGGGAGCTAAGACTGAAAGCGCATGGAGTGAGAGTACTGATCCTGCTTTGTATTCACCGGCAAATAATTCAACTTTAGATTTGGGAGTTACTTCAATAAATAAAATACTTGAGAAAGAAGTATCAGTCAGCGGAAAAAATCTGACTGGCGATTTGGCCGTAAGTGTTACCGGAACCGGATTTAGTGTTTCTACATCTGTTTTAACTAAAGAGCAGGTGGCTGCCGGTGCAAAAATTACTGTTCAGTATACTTCAGCCTCAGTTGCAACTTCAACAGGTACACTTTCCTTATCGGGAGGCGGAGTTACTGTTTCTGTAAATCTTAAAGCTGAAGCTGTTGATGGTATACCTGTACTCGCAGCATCAAATGTAACTTCAAAATCATTCGTTGCTTCATGGAAGAATGTGAGCGATGCATCAACTAAATACGATTTTAGTCTTTATCAATCCGATAAAACAACATTGGTTAGTGGTTATCCGGTAAGTGTTGATGCTTCTTCAGAAACACAGACTGTTACAAATCTGACACCGGAAACGCAATACTATTATAAACTTGCAGGAGGTGGGCTTTCTTCAAATATTATAGGTGTAAGAACATTAGTTGCTGTACCTACTGTAACGGTAACTCCTCAGGGTGGAAATCTTGACTTTGTAACATTACCAAATGTAACATCATCAGTAAAAAGCGTAACTGTTTCAACAGAATATATCAGCAGTAATATTTCTGTTCAGGTTGGCACACCTTTCGAAATCTCATCAGATCAACAGACGTGGTCTAATTCTATAAATCTTGCTTCTGCAGGTGGAACGTTCTATGTTCGTATGGCTTCTTCTGTTGCAGGTAGTTATCAGTCAACTCTTTCTCTTTCCTGTTCTGCGATTTCAGATGCTCAGGAACTGCCGGTGACGGGATCTGCTGAGTTGGCTAAAACATTTTTGGAGGATTTTGAAACAGGAACAAAAGGAGCTTATACTCTAGGTTCGGTGGCTTGTACCATGACATCTTGGACTTTTGACAATTCTATGTTAGGAAATCAATCCGGTGATTTAAAGAAAGGAACTCAATCTGCTCGCATCGGAAAAGCTACAGATTGTAGTATTTATATGAATACGGATAAGCAGAATGGGGTAGGTACACTTTCTTTCTATGCGGGAACTTTTGGTACTGATGCTAGTGTTGCACTTGGGGTATTATATTCTTCTGATGGAGGAAATAATTGGATATCTGCAGGCGATAATATAACTGTCTCAAATACATTAACAGAATACAAATATGCAATTAATGTATCAGGACCGGTTCGCATTAAAATTGCAAAAACAGGAAGTACCTCTCGTGCGAATATTGATGATGTGTCTATGACGGATTATACATCAACCGGAATTTCTCAGGAAAAGAATGATTCTTTCAACTGTTATGTGCAAAATAATCAACTTGTTATTCAGAATGATAAGATTCAGAATATCTGTGTATATAATATCTCAGGGCAAATTGTATACAAGCATAAACTGAATCCAGGCGTTGCTTCTGTTACACTTCCTCAAGGTATATATGTACTTAACGGTGACGGAGTGGTGAAAAAGATTATTATTAAGTAA
- a CDS encoding PhoH family protein: MIEKLIVLEEIDPVIFYGVNNANIQLIKALYPKLRIVARGNVIKVMGDEEEMCAFEENILALEKHCAQYNSLKEEVIIDIIKGNAPQTEKSGNVIVFSVTGKPIIPRSDNQLKLVEGFEKSDMLFAIGPAGSGKTYTSIALAVRALKQKEIKKIILSRPAVEAGEKLGFLPGDIKEKIDPYLQPLYDALQDMIPAAKLKEYIDLNVIQIAPLAFMRGRTLNDAVVILDEAQNTTTQQIKMFLTRMGMNTKMIITGDLTQIDLPAAQTSGLVQAMKILKGVKGISFVELGKKDIVRHKLVTRIVDAYEKFDEKKKKEKLEESQKQIQ; this comes from the coding sequence ATGATAGAAAAACTGATTGTTCTTGAAGAAATAGATCCGGTTATCTTCTATGGCGTGAATAATGCCAACATTCAACTGATAAAAGCCTTATATCCTAAATTAAGGATAGTTGCACGCGGAAATGTAATTAAGGTGATGGGTGATGAAGAAGAAATGTGCGCTTTTGAAGAGAATATATTAGCATTAGAAAAACATTGTGCTCAATACAATTCTCTGAAAGAAGAAGTTATTATTGATATTATTAAGGGAAATGCTCCGCAGACTGAAAAAAGCGGAAACGTAATAGTATTCAGTGTAACCGGTAAACCTATTATTCCACGAAGTGACAATCAGTTGAAACTTGTGGAAGGATTTGAAAAGAGTGATATGTTATTTGCAATTGGTCCTGCCGGTTCTGGAAAGACATATACTTCCATTGCTTTGGCAGTCAGAGCACTGAAACAAAAAGAGATAAAAAAGATCATCCTCAGCCGTCCGGCAGTTGAAGCCGGTGAGAAACTTGGTTTCCTTCCGGGAGACATAAAAGAAAAGATTGATCCTTATCTGCAACCGCTTTACGATGCACTTCAGGATATGATTCCAGCTGCCAAGTTGAAAGAATATATAGATCTTAATGTGATTCAGATTGCCCCACTAGCTTTTATGCGTGGGCGTACACTAAATGATGCAGTGGTTATTCTTGATGAAGCGCAAAACACTACTACCCAGCAAATCAAGATGTTTCTTACCCGCATGGGAATGAATACAAAAATGATTATAACAGGAGACCTCACTCAAATTGACCTTCCAGCCGCCCAGACCTCCGGATTAGTTCAGGCTATGAAGATTCTGAAAGGAGTAAAAGGAATCAGTTTCGTGGAACTTGGAAAGAAAGATATTGTTCGTCACAAATTGGTAACACGAATTGTCGACGCTTATGAAAAGTTCGATGAGAAAAAGAAAAAAGAGAAATTAGAAGAATCCCAAAAACAAATACAATAA
- a CDS encoding type B 50S ribosomal protein L31, producing MKKGIHPESYRPIVFKDMSNGDVFLSQSTCNTKETIEFEGETYPLVKLEISNTSHPFYTGKSTMIDTAGRIDKFKSRYGDRSKK from the coding sequence ATGAAAAAAGGTATTCATCCAGAATCATATCGTCCTATCGTATTCAAGGATATGTCTAATGGCGATGTATTTTTATCTCAATCAACTTGCAACACTAAAGAAACTATCGAATTCGAAGGTGAAACTTATCCATTGGTTAAGCTTGAAATTTCTAACACTTCACACCCATTCTACACTGGTAAATCTACAATGATTGATACTGCCGGTCGTATTGATAAGTTTAAAAGCCGTTACGGAGATCGTAGCAAGAAATAA
- a CDS encoding DUF3256 family protein → MKKIVLLCFLMTCVISLHAQDAKSAFINIPDSLCPLLTKVNREDFADFLESKMKAQVKNKMEKISEMKVLTKDYLFLQTTALTSFQMKLLPLNDTTKIICVINTACGPVCDSRILFYTTQWKELPLKDYIDMPEMERFFVAPESAKLDAYNNARASLDFYLLKSDLSKDSNELAFTFTSPQNLDESSAKALEPFLKKELIYVWKEGRFALKN, encoded by the coding sequence ATGAAAAAGATTGTTCTTCTTTGTTTTTTAATGACTTGTGTCATTTCCTTGCATGCGCAAGATGCTAAATCGGCGTTTATCAATATTCCCGATTCATTGTGCCCTTTGCTCACTAAAGTAAACCGGGAAGATTTTGCTGATTTTCTTGAGAGTAAGATGAAAGCGCAGGTGAAGAACAAGATGGAGAAAATATCGGAGATGAAGGTGTTGACGAAAGACTACCTCTTTTTGCAGACAACTGCATTAACTAGTTTTCAAATGAAATTGCTTCCATTGAATGATACAACGAAGATTATCTGCGTAATAAATACAGCATGCGGTCCTGTGTGTGACAGCCGCATCCTCTTTTATACAACCCAATGGAAAGAACTTCCTTTAAAAGATTACATTGATATGCCGGAAATGGAGCGCTTTTTTGTAGCTCCTGAATCTGCAAAACTTGATGCCTATAATAATGCGCGTGCTTCTTTAGATTTCTATTTGCTGAAATCTGATCTTTCAAAAGATAGCAATGAACTTGCATTTACTTTTACTTCACCCCAAAATCTTGATGAAAGCTCAGCAAAGGCTTTGGAACCTTTCTTAAAGAAGGAACTTATTTATGTTTGGAAAGAGGGCCGGTTTGCACTGAAAAATTAA
- a CDS encoding phosphoribosylaminoimidazolesuccinocarboxamide synthase, giving the protein MSKALVKTDFNFPGQKSVYHGKVRDVYNINDELLVMVVSDRISAFDVILPEGIPYKGQVLNQIAAKFLDATADIVPNWKIATPDPMVTVGIKCVPFEVEMVVRGYLTGHAWREYKEGKRTLCGVAMPEGMKENQPFPTPIITPTTKAYEGHDEDISKEEIIAQGIVSKEDYEQLEKYTLAVYARGCEIAKQMGLILVDTKYEFGKKDGKIILMDEIHTPDSSRYFYAEGFEERLAKNEPQKQLSKEFVRQWLIENGFQGKEGQQVPAMTEEYVNSVAERYIELYENIVGEKFVKASLDDVAARIEKNVTAFLTK; this is encoded by the coding sequence ATGAGCAAAGCATTAGTAAAAACAGATTTTAATTTTCCGGGACAAAAGAGTGTTTACCACGGAAAAGTACGCGATGTGTATAATATCAATGACGAATTATTGGTGATGGTTGTAAGTGACCGCATCTCTGCATTCGACGTTATTCTGCCCGAAGGTATTCCTTATAAGGGACAAGTATTGAATCAGATTGCAGCCAAATTCCTTGATGCAACTGCTGATATTGTGCCAAACTGGAAAATTGCAACTCCAGACCCAATGGTTACTGTAGGTATTAAATGTGTTCCTTTCGAAGTAGAAATGGTTGTACGTGGTTACCTTACCGGTCATGCATGGAGAGAATACAAAGAAGGGAAACGTACACTTTGTGGCGTAGCAATGCCTGAGGGTATGAAAGAAAACCAACCTTTCCCAACTCCTATCATTACTCCAACAACTAAGGCTTACGAAGGTCATGACGAAGATATCTCTAAAGAAGAGATCATAGCACAGGGTATTGTGAGCAAGGAAGACTATGAACAATTAGAGAAATATACATTGGCTGTTTACGCTCGCGGATGTGAGATTGCAAAGCAAATGGGCCTTATCCTTGTTGATACAAAGTACGAATTTGGAAAGAAGGATGGCAAGATTATCCTGATGGACGAAATTCACACTCCTGACTCTTCACGTTATTTCTATGCTGAAGGTTTTGAAGAACGTTTGGCTAAGAACGAACCACAGAAACAGTTATCAAAAGAGTTTGTTCGCCAATGGCTTATCGAAAACGGATTCCAGGGAAAAGAAGGACAACAGGTTCCTGCAATGACTGAAGAATACGTAAACAGTGTAGCTGAACGTTACATTGAATTATATGAAAACATCGTTGGAGAAAAGTTTGTAAAAGCTAGTCTTGATGATGTTGCAGCTAGAATTGAAAAGAATGTAACAGCATTCCTTACTAAATAA
- the ubiE gene encoding bifunctional demethylmenaquinone methyltransferase/2-methoxy-6-polyprenyl-1,4-benzoquinol methylase UbiE, whose translation MKYPQEEIKPYSSDGKKAVQVEKMFDNIARHYDLLNHALSLGIDKGWRRKAIAWLKPFHPQKMMDVATGTGDFAIQAYRDLLPKELIGTDISEGMMKIGREKVQKIGLDKKISFAKEDCTNLSFEDNTFDAITVAFGIRNFENLDKGLSEMHRVLGENGHLVILELTTPDSFPMKQLFAIYSKVVIPTLGKLLSKDSNAYTYLPQTIQAFPQGEVMKGVIEKAGFKDVAFKRLTFGICTLYTATK comes from the coding sequence ATGAAATATCCCCAAGAAGAAATAAAGCCTTATAGCTCCGACGGCAAGAAAGCTGTTCAAGTAGAGAAGATGTTTGATAACATTGCTCGTCATTATGACCTGTTAAATCATGCCCTTTCTTTAGGCATCGACAAAGGATGGAGACGTAAAGCTATTGCTTGGCTCAAGCCTTTCCACCCACAAAAGATGATGGACGTTGCTACCGGAACAGGAGATTTTGCTATTCAGGCTTACCGGGATCTTTTACCGAAAGAACTTATTGGTACAGACATTTCAGAGGGAATGATGAAGATAGGAAGAGAAAAAGTTCAGAAAATTGGTCTGGACAAAAAAATCTCTTTTGCCAAAGAAGATTGCACAAATCTTTCATTCGAAGATAATACTTTTGATGCGATAACTGTTGCCTTTGGCATCCGTAACTTCGAGAACCTTGATAAAGGACTCTCGGAAATGCATAGGGTACTAGGAGAAAACGGACATCTGGTTATATTGGAACTAACTACTCCAGACTCTTTCCCTATGAAACAGTTATTTGCCATTTATTCAAAAGTTGTAATTCCTACTCTAGGCAAGCTCCTATCTAAAGATAGCAATGCTTATACTTATCTGCCTCAAACCATTCAGGCTTTTCCACAAGGTGAAGTTATGAAGGGAGTAATTGAAAAGGCTGGATTTAAAGATGTTGCTTTCAAGCGACTGACTTTCGGTATTTGTACACTCTACACTGCTACAAAATAA
- a CDS encoding DUF5715 family protein, translating into MRKLIPFICSLLLICCLSACKDKTLKLNHPRNIRGVISFKRSFGDLNDLQLSIAQRIGIHPAHSREEVEKMKGRLVRIEDNDYYVVDSLTHSLPYLIPKAGDLLSSVGSNFLDSLEAKGLNPYKVVVTSVLRTLDDVRKLRHHNGNASENSAHFYGTTFDVSWKRFEKVEGDRPMQDVNKDTLKLVLSEVLRDLRKAETCYVKYELKQGCFHITAR; encoded by the coding sequence ATGCGTAAATTAATCCCCTTTATCTGTTCTTTATTACTAATTTGCTGTTTGTCTGCATGTAAGGATAAAACTCTGAAGTTAAATCATCCGAGAAACATACGAGGCGTGATTAGTTTTAAACGTTCTTTTGGAGATTTGAATGATTTGCAGCTTTCAATAGCCCAAAGAATAGGCATTCATCCGGCTCATTCCAGAGAAGAAGTGGAAAAGATGAAAGGGCGTTTGGTTCGGATTGAGGATAATGACTATTATGTGGTGGATTCGCTTACTCATTCTCTTCCTTATCTGATACCTAAGGCTGGTGATTTGCTTTCAAGTGTTGGCTCTAATTTTCTTGATTCTTTGGAAGCTAAAGGATTAAATCCTTATAAGGTAGTTGTTACTTCTGTACTTAGAACACTTGATGATGTTCGTAAACTGCGTCACCATAATGGAAATGCTTCTGAAAATTCTGCTCATTTCTATGGAACTACATTTGATGTTAGCTGGAAACGTTTTGAAAAAGTTGAGGGCGATCGCCCGATGCAGGATGTTAATAAAGACACTTTAAAGCTTGTGCTGTCGGAAGTGTTGCGCGATCTTCGTAAAGCAGAAACTTGTTATGTGAAGTATGAATTGAAGCAAGGCTGTTTTCATATTACTGCCAGATAG
- a CDS encoding endonuclease/exonuclease/phosphatase family protein, which translates to MKKLLIALNLLLLFSLSINAQEKKKYALYSAAFYNLENLFDYTHDQGKDDYEYLPDGKIGWDSIKYVSKLHNMAEVLSQIARDKLPEGPAAIGVAEVENRRVLEDLLKQPALASSGYQIIHYEGPDERGIDCGFLYNPDLFKVTASKLKPYVYVNDTVHKTRGFLIVSGILANDKVTFIVNHWPSRGADSPARVRAGEQVRVIKDSLLREDPASKVIIMGDMNDDPMDESMSQALGARREIKDVEKGGLYNPWWNTLVVKGMGTLTYKGKWNLFDQIVVSSNLLGDDRSTLKFCQNEIFYRDFMIQQDGYYKGSPKRTFGSGKWLNGYSDHLPTIIYLIKEVK; encoded by the coding sequence ATGAAGAAACTGCTGATAGCATTAAATTTACTTCTCCTTTTTTCCTTATCAATTAATGCACAGGAAAAAAAGAAGTACGCACTCTATAGTGCTGCTTTTTACAATTTAGAAAACTTATTTGATTACACTCATGATCAGGGTAAGGACGATTACGAATATCTGCCTGATGGTAAAATTGGATGGGATTCTATAAAATATGTGTCCAAATTACATAATATGGCTGAAGTTTTAAGCCAGATAGCAAGAGATAAATTGCCGGAAGGGCCTGCTGCTATCGGTGTAGCAGAGGTTGAAAATAGAAGAGTGCTGGAAGATTTGTTAAAACAACCGGCTCTTGCTTCGTCTGGTTATCAGATTATTCATTATGAAGGCCCTGATGAACGCGGAATTGATTGTGGCTTTTTGTATAACCCTGATTTATTTAAAGTAACAGCAAGTAAACTTAAACCTTATGTTTACGTTAATGATACTGTTCATAAAACACGTGGATTCCTTATTGTCAGTGGAATCCTGGCAAATGATAAAGTTACTTTTATTGTAAACCACTGGCCATCCAGAGGTGCGGATTCTCCAGCGCGTGTACGGGCAGGAGAGCAGGTTCGCGTAATAAAGGATTCCTTGCTCCGTGAAGATCCTGCATCTAAAGTGATTATTATGGGAGATATGAATGATGATCCCATGGATGAAAGTATGAGTCAGGCCTTAGGTGCCAGACGTGAGATAAAAGATGTGGAAAAAGGTGGATTGTATAATCCATGGTGGAATACCTTGGTAGTAAAAGGCATGGGAACCCTTACATATAAAGGTAAATGGAACCTTTTTGATCAAATAGTTGTTTCTTCCAATCTTTTAGGTGATGATAGAAGTACCTTGAAATTCTGTCAGAATGAGATTTTCTACCGCGATTTCATGATACAGCAAGACGGTTATTATAAAGGCTCTCCAAAAAGAACCTTTGGAAGTGGCAAATGGTTGAACGGTTATAGTGATCACTTGCCAACTATAATCTATTTGATTAAAGAAGTAAAATAA
- a CDS encoding shikimate dehydrogenase, whose product MQKYGLIGYPLKHSFSIGYFNEKFKSESIDAEYVNFEIPDIKDFKAIIEENPNLCGMNVTIPYKEQVIPFLDELSQNAADIGAVNVIKIIRQKGKVKLVGYNSDIIGFSQSIEPFLSKGDHKKALVLGTGGASKAIFHGLKNLGIAGTYVSRTKQPGMLTYGELTPEIIAENTIIVNCTPLGMFPKVDSCPDIPYELLTPKHLLYDLIYNPDTTLFMKKGAEKGAKTKNGLEMLLLQAFAGWEIWNK is encoded by the coding sequence ATGCAAAAATATGGATTAATAGGCTATCCACTCAAACATTCGTTCTCGATTGGATACTTCAACGAAAAGTTCAAATCAGAGAGTATTGATGCCGAATATGTAAACTTTGAGATTCCGGATATTAAAGATTTTAAGGCAATAATTGAAGAAAATCCCAATCTTTGCGGAATGAATGTTACTATTCCATACAAAGAACAAGTGATTCCTTTTCTTGACGAACTGAGCCAGAATGCTGCTGACATTGGTGCAGTAAATGTAATTAAGATTATCCGTCAAAAAGGGAAAGTTAAACTAGTTGGTTATAACTCAGACATCATTGGTTTCTCACAATCTATTGAACCTTTTCTGTCAAAAGGAGATCACAAGAAGGCACTTGTTCTGGGAACAGGAGGAGCTTCTAAGGCTATTTTTCACGGATTAAAAAATTTAGGAATAGCGGGTACTTATGTTTCACGTACCAAACAGCCTGGTATGCTTACTTATGGTGAGCTTACTCCTGAAATTATAGCCGAAAACACTATTATTGTAAATTGTACTCCTCTAGGTATGTTCCCAAAAGTAGACTCTTGTCCCGATATTCCTTATGAGTTGCTTACCCCGAAACATTTACTGTATGATTTAATATACAATCCGGATACAACTCTTTTTATGAAAAAAGGAGCAGAAAAGGGTGCAAAAACTAAGAATGGTCTGGAAATGCTTTTATTACAGGCTTTCGCCGGATGGGAAATCTGGAATAAATAA